The segment AAGCCTTTCAGATTCAAATGAACATTCCACATGAAGAACTTGCGAGAAAGGATTGTTCAGGTCAAAGGAGGAAAATGAGTACTCAACACCAGgctcctgattctgataattactGCAATTCCCAAATAAATCTTCATGGAAGATTAAAGAGAACTCAGTATTTAACTTGTCTTCTCCTTTTCTCATTTGATCACACTGTGTGAATGAAGCACAAGATCTCCACAAAGGTTTATGGCCAGGAGCAAAATTACTTCCTGGAGTCATGAAGACATCTGTACCTGCTATGGTCACTACATCTGAAGATGCACATTGTAATAAAGTACCTTTTGCAGGATCAGGTGGAACCACTCCCCAGTCTCCACAATTGTCAAAGGTTGTTAGTTCTCCATAGACTCCACCAAGAATGAAAGCACTTTCTTTGTCAGCACCAATATCCCAAGGTTTAGAGGGTGCAGTGTAATCACCTACATCTATGTCTGCAAGTTCCCCAGTGGCAATAGCCTGGGCTTCCAAGTTTTCTTCCTGGCACTCCCATAAGTGATATTCTGATCTCTGTATTGCCTTTTCATGAGGCCCTTGTAGAATGTCTTGTTTCATTGCCATGTCCAAACAACAACAATGGCAACCATTCACCTCACCAGAAAAGAAGTCCTCTTCTGATCGCTCTACATCTAGTTTTGTTACAGCATCATTTTCAGCTATggctgtccaaatgtcttttataaCTTCTGAGTCATAGCTATCTCCATGACTGGCCATCTGCTCTTTGAAAATTTCCGCAGTTGTTTCATACTccttattttcttcttcttccaaCTGAATTCCACAAATAGACTCCAACTTAGATTTCTGCTTGAAAGCCACATTTGTTATGTTTCGTAAAGCTCCATCTGTTTGCGAATGTGTCTCCTCATGCAACAAATCTAATAGATCTTCATCAAGAAGGCTGGTTGAAATGCCTGGAACAATGCAATCAATCTCATCTGCATTAAATTTAGTGGACTCCTCCATCTGAATACCAAAGGAGGCTTCATTATCTGAACGTGTTTCTTCAGAATGTGACCACGGGCTGCACGTTCGTGTTGAAAGATTTGAGCAGTGGTCATTTTCATCAAAGGCACTATTTTTGGTCCATATAAGCAAACGAGACTGTGCTTTCCCAGGCAAATCTGCCCAGCCTCCAATATCATTATTTTGATTTCCCAAACTTAGCCCATCAAAACAGAATGGTGAAGCAGGGTTATCATATTGCACTTCAAACAGAGAAAAACAAGTGGAGTTTAAACTTGACCCTTCATTTGCTTCTGAAAAGTGTTCTTCTTGATTGCCAGTACTACTACTTGCATCACACACTGTGTTATCCACAATAGGAGAAAGAGTAATGGGGGATTCCCCAGCGAAGctttccccctctgcttcatcaGAGCTAGAGCACTCCCAGAATTGAGCTATATTTGCAAGATCATGCAAGAGCAATCCTTCTGCACCAAGAGAAGGTTGTGAATCTGTCCATATTGCACTTTCCCTCGACAATTGTAGTCCATCTAATACTATACAACAGTCTGCCTCAAAATCAGTTTGCTCTGTACTTTTCCGTCGAATCATGCTTAAAATTCGACTCTCTCCTTGCAATGAATTTGAGGCACTAGGATCCAATATGGATTGATGAATATCTACTTCATAGAAGTGAGTAAATTCTGAAAGATGCATATCATCTAAAATATCACTGTCCTTGGGATTAGAACAGCTTGAGGTCCCAGTGAGGTCATTAGCCTCATCTAATAATGCAGGCATTTCAACAAAGTGACCATCGACGAAAGCACCTGCAGCGAGGTATGTTTGAAAATTATTGTTAATACAAAGACCCTGCATCGTCTCCGAAAGCTCTTCCAAAGTCAAAGATTCAGTATCATTAGCAGCTACACTATTTCGGTATGCAGTTTCCAGCTTGCTTCTTCTACTTGGAGGGAACCAGTATTCTGCAATTGGTTCAGTGTACCACAATGGCTCTTCTTTAAATTCTTGTTCCCTTCCATTTTCATTGCCAAGATCCTTAGCACTATTGTTGCCATTTGTTTTCCTTCTTGTTTCTTTCataaacttttttccttttttgcACAGTTGCTTGGTATGTCCACTGCTGCTGCTTCCACAGGTGCTTCTTCGATCATCTTTGTCAACAGACTTCAGCGATAACCTGACCTGTCCATTCCGCCCCTTTTTGTTCCGAGAAGTTTCTCTCACCTTATGTCGAACTTTGACCGCTTTCGTGGAACCCTTCAACTCATATTGGTTGCCACTAGAGCTTGAGCCTGCTTCACTGGAGCCAGAGGACCATGAACGAGGGCGGATCTTTCCTTCTGACCTGTGCCTGATCTTCTTTCCTGTTATGGGTTTTTCTTCTGGCATGCTGTTATTGTGCctattttctttttcctttttactTCTCCTGGATGTTCGATTGTTGGTTAAAGTGGAAGCCTCATTTGTTCGCTCTCTAGTACCTTCACCTTCACTGTTGCATTCTTTTGGAGATGATGTATCAGTGCTTGTCTGTGGAGCAGCAGATGAAGAAGAAGAACCAGAAAATGAACAAGCTTTGGTTTTATTCCACACGGTCATGATTTCTTGCAGACAGATTGGCTTTTCAGAAAGAGGTGGAAATGCTTCATAATACctaaatgaaaaaaaataaaTCCCAGATAATATTTGTTTGATTTATTAGCAAACTAATGTCAAACATCAATGTCAATTAACATCAACTCCATTAATTTTGAATTCATCAGGTAAATCACAGTTTAAAAATATTACAGTAGCTTCTGATGGAATACTGATCAGTCATCCAATAATAATAGGCCTACACAAAGTTGGTACATTTTCTTTCCAAACTTAAAAAAATTATGAAGTTTTCTTGCAATGCTTCAGTGTTATGTCCATAATAAAGAGCAATCGTATGCTTCAATATGTCAACTGTTTTCCAATGCAGAATAATATTCTAAGTATATACATACATTTCTACCTGATCCTTGGTGGAAGGAGATCCTATTATTTCAGGAGATTGAGATCCTTCTGCTTTCTTACTATTTTGCTTCTCTTCTGTAATTTGGTAAGAGAGAAGATAAGTAAATTCAAATTGGCCTTGACAAATATTACGTAATCTTTACttactttattatttttttctactTTGAATGACAAAAAATGGAAACACAAAATTAGGCAAAATTGTGCTGCTTTGTACCTTTAGGCATAGATTTTAGGGCCCTGGTCTGATGTTAATATTTATTACCTGTGGATCCTTCAATAAGGCACTGAGCGAATTGACAAAAGATTGTAAGGTATTAGTAACATGCTTAAAAGCGAGCAAAGTAGTTGGGAAGCTATCAATGGACAGACTAGGAAGTGCTGTTTTCTTTGAAACCAAGTATGCTAAGGAGAGATTTAACCAAGGTGTATAAAATCAAGTGTGGACAGTGAACAGGAAGAAGCCATTTCCTATGAAAGAGACATGGAAAAAAAGGCATAAAGATTTGAAGTAAAGGAAATATAGAGGAACCATGGAATTTTTTTCGTCCAAAGATTGGTGCAGGACAGGAACTATCTGAAAGAGTAATGAAGGTAGAGCTCCTCAATACATTTAATATTCTGCTGAATGACCACATTATAAATAATACTGTATTTGAGAGCTGAGACATGGAAATAACCTTGAGTAAACTGATTTCTACTTAGCATGGATGTGATGCATGGAATGCTCACCTTCCAAACAGTAACTGTCTAAAGATCCTGTAACTCCAAATATACAAAACCATACAGGAAAAGACCTTATTGGCTTGGTTTTGTCACCTTATGCAAGCATTTTAGGCTTAGAATTTTAAATTTTGGTTTTAAAACAAGTCTGGATGTTATAAAAACACCAAAGAAATGCTGAACATGTTTTCAGAAAATCTGTTATATATTTCCCACATCTCTTCTACTTGTTGGACGTGcttcatacatttaaagttgagaATTTCTGTGTGTTTGCTTTTGCGCATTAAACCCAAACTCCTTCACTTTTCATTATTTGTATTAATATCCGCTATATAGCACAATGACTGAAATCACAACTTAACAGCCATACTGTGACATGTTTGATCACCAAATTCATGTATATACTTCAAAGTGACTGCAATTTCTGAAACTCACAGCTAATATTCAGGTCAGATAGAATAACTTTCAAGTTCACTGTTGCAAGGAAATAATTCTCTGTGTCTTGATCAGTATTAATCCTCAGCCGATGTTACTAACAAACTCAAATTCCTGGTCACTATGACACTTGTTTGTTAGAGGTTGTGTATATTTGCTGTTTTTCGTTGCCACATTATAGGAATGACTTATGGTCTCATGACTATAATACATTAGTTGTAAAGCTAATTGGGATTTCCTGCTATCATGAAAATGGTATACAATTGCAAACCATTTGATGTATTTTACTTTCGGATCTTACCAAAACCAATTCTTATCAGGTGTCTAAAATTTTACTGTCAGTACTTCATCTATTTCAGCCAGTCCCTGCCAATGACTCAGTAGCAGGAACACTTCCCATATCAAAATTTGCAAGGTATTACTCAGGTAGGTTAACAACAGTTTGGCTCCATATTTACAGAAACTATTTTAGAGTGTAAACAGATATCATTTTATCAATTATTTGTTATGAATTTATGTTAAAATACATGGCCTTTTGTGTAAAAATTGATATTACTCCTAAATCATGAGAAAGAAAATTCTTCCGTGATAATAGTTGCTCTTGTGCTTACCTACCTCCCTAGGAGCCTCCGCATCCAATACAGCATCCTCTGCAACTTACACCATCTTCAAAGGAATCTAAGACCTTACCTCCCCCCTCCTCCACTTTCCActgggattgctccctccatgatttctttgtacattcatccctccccactaatctccgtCTCCGCACTTAGCCCTGCGAGTGGCCTAAGTGCTACATACACCTGACCATACACCCCCTccttcatctgcaaatctgctgaggtCTTCTATAATGTCCAATGCTCCCGATGCTGCCTCCCCTACATTGGTGAAATTCTTAAAATGGAGAATGCTTCATCGAACATTTCTTGTCCACCTGCcagaagtggaacttcccagtggccaaacattttaattctgattcacattctgacatgttggtatatggcctccttttgtgccaagataaggccaccctcagggaggAGGAGCAATACCAAATATTCTGTGCAGATAGcatcaacctgatgacatgaatatcaatttctccctttgggaaaaaaaaataccTCCCCCTTTCCTCCTCTTCTATTCTGCACTCTGGCCTTTtgctcttctcacctacctatcacttccccctgggttccctcctcctacggtccactctgctctaccagattccttcttctccagacctttacctttcccacccaccgagcttcacctatcaccttctagctatcttccttcccctcccccacctttttattctagcatctttgccccttccttttcagtactgaagaagggtctcagccaaaacgttgactggactgctgagttcctctaacattttgttttATCCTTATTGTCGTTGAAACTCATTGACAATTTTCAGTTCAGTCATGCACAGCGTTAAAAATTACCGATCAGTTTAGATCTAGCTGATCAAGTGTTAGGAGTACTCTCTCATAAAACTTCATTAGAATCCACTGAAAACATTCAGTACTAACAATTCCTTAGGTTATGAACCTGCATTCTATGAATTTGAAAGGTGGTAATGTCAGAGTGCCACAAAAATAACATCTTTCTTTGCACTACAGAGAGATTAATCAGTTATTTTCAAAAGTTCTCCATGGAGAATCGCCAGTATAATACCAAAATGAAATTATTGATTGCTTCATATTATTACATGGTTTGTACTTTGAATGTTTATTGGAAATGAATTAGTATTTTAGGAACAGCGAAGCAGGCTAATGTTAAAACTTTTTATGAACTATATTAACATTTGAATCAACTATGAAACAACCTCGATTTTGTACATTAATTTTGTAATGAACTCTAGTAACATCATGGGAACTTATCCTAGGATCTTGAACATTACAAAATGGATTCATATCTTTGTTGTGTACCCTTCTAATGGTTTTCCAATAACTATGGTTGAGAAtactcaaaataaaaaaaaactgtacGATGATATTCAACTTGGAGAAAAACATACCTTTTTGCTTATTCTGCAGTTCTTTCAATTTGGAGCAAAGTTCTTCAACCAAGGTCTCAATTCCAGAACTCTaagtgaaaaagaaaaaaaaaatcaaatcataaTGTTTGTTGAATTAATGCTTCAGAATGCTTTCAAACATGCGAGTGCTGATGCAACAGCTAATAGTATTTAACTAGCCCAATGTAATACACTTTTTCTTGTAAAGGAAGTAAAAAGACTAACATTTTTAATATATTGAAAAGAGTGTCCACATTTGgtcaaatattaaatatactttAAATACGATTGTGTTCTTATCAAGTATTAACTCCATAAACTTTAGAGTAGCTACTATTATAAAattcttttattttctatttccaTATATAAACAGAGAAAAAATACAGGTGGTTAGGTATTGTTGAAAAGAAATTACACCCTATTGATCAGACTGTGCACTTCATAAATCACTACAATCAAGGAAAATGTAACAGCAACCTGTATCTTACAAAGGTTTCAGAAATAGTAGTGACCAGATTAAATTTGAATTAAAttactttaaaaaataaaattacattATAATAAAAGCAGGTAGCTGACAAGTCAGATTAACTCAGACCTATCATGTCAAAGAAACTAGTGGTACAGCAGAACAGCTATGTCATCACTCTGAATTGAAAAACCAACACATAATCCTCAAGCATACAAATTGCTTAATACTGTACTGATTTGCTATTTTCTTAAGAGGGTTCTCCACTGAAAACTAGCTATTGAACCAGTAATATCAACAGTTTGGCCCATTTGACAACAATACCACCTCAGATTCATTAGATAATACTTACAGCTTTTGCCTCAGGTTTTGAATGAATAACAAAGCTGTTATTCTGGCCAATAATATGGACAGCCACATttaatcagaatgaggtttatcaccactgacatatgtcataaagTTTGTTAAACAGCAACAGTAAAAtgagatatcagaatcagatttattatcaccagcatgtgttatgaaatttgttaacttagcagcagcagttcaatgcaatacataatatagaagaaaataaataaataaataacagtattcctatattgaatagattaaaaatcatgcaaaaacagaatatGTATCAACAAAAATtggggtagtgttcaagggttcaatgtccatttaggaatcggatggccaaggggaagaagctgttcccgaattgctgagtgtgtgccttcaggattctgtaccttctacctgatggtagcagtgagaaaaaggcatgccctgagtgctggaggtccttcataatggatgccgcctttctgagacaccacgccttgaagatgtcctgggtactttgtaggctagtacccaagatggagccgactaaatttacaaccctctgcagcttcct is part of the Mobula birostris isolate sMobBir1 chromosome 4, sMobBir1.hap1, whole genome shotgun sequence genome and harbors:
- the kiaa0232 gene encoding uncharacterized protein KIAA0232 homolog isoform X1; translation: MSLFQALGPVQTWLGQELEKCGIDAMIYTRYVLSLLLHDSYDYDLQEQENDIFLGWEKGTSKKWGKGKKKCSDLSLEEMKKQAAVQCLRSASDESSGIETLVEELCSKLKELQNKQKEEKQNSKKAEGSQSPEIIGSPSTKDQVEMYYEAFPPLSEKPICLQEIMTVWNKTKACSFSGSSSSSAAPQTSTDTSSPKECNSEGEGTRERTNEASTLTNNRTSRRSKKEKENRHNNSMPEEKPITGKKIRHRSEGKIRPRSWSSGSSEAGSSSSGNQYELKGSTKAVKVRHKVRETSRNKKGRNGQVRLSLKSVDKDDRRSTCGSSSSGHTKQLCKKGKKFMKETRRKTNGNNSAKDLGNENGREQEFKEEPLWYTEPIAEYWFPPSRRSKLETAYRNSVAANDTESLTLEELSETMQGLCINNNFQTYLAAGAFVDGHFVEMPALLDEANDLTGTSSCSNPKDSDILDDMHLSEFTHFYEVDIHQSILDPSASNSLQGESRILSMIRRKSTEQTDFEADCCIVLDGLQLSRESAIWTDSQPSLGAEGLLLHDLANIAQFWECSSSDEAEGESFAGESPITLSPIVDNTVCDASSSTGNQEEHFSEANEGSSLNSTCFSLFEVQYDNPASPFCFDGLSLGNQNNDIGGWADLPGKAQSRLLIWTKNSAFDENDHCSNLSTRTCSPWSHSEETRSDNEASFGIQMEESTKFNADEIDCIVPGISTSLLDEDLLDLLHEETHSQTDGALRNITNVAFKQKSKLESICGIQLEEEENKEYETTAEIFKEQMASHGDSYDSEVIKDIWTAIAENDAVTKLDVERSEEDFFSGEVNGCHCCCLDMAMKQDILQGPHEKAIQRSEYHLWECQEENLEAQAIATGELADIDVGDYTAPSKPWDIGADKESAFILGGVYGELTTFDNCGDWGVVPPDPAKGTLLQCASSDVVTIAGTDVFMTPGSNFAPGHKPLWRSCASFTQCDQMRKGEDKLNTEFSLIFHEDLFGNCSNYQNQEPGVEYSFSSFDLNNPFSQVLHVECSFESERLATFSPSFKPKSILCSDSENETFHPKIYSIDKTQYRAIRISPRTHFRPIPASELSPGGGSESEFESEKEEVTVPVLSQIDLFEDPQADLKPLEEDAEREGHYYGKSELESGKFLPRLKKAGMEKSAQTSLDSHEGSGGLLLSEQQCPECHLEASMGCTSVNSCETDFKVKVPCDKLEMFQNRTISRSFSGFSEGTCVTAASLQEVPFTELTQEGKSDYKEEPEWWRDTLYPQPFTGLECAECYTDARGKDGSHCPVLRGHSQNGDCLLPLDLQNTAACDVNCRVEHDTRGRSAVIRRKLFSSDCSSSDETASEGGSDWDDPPDEELFSRTHL
- the kiaa0232 gene encoding uncharacterized protein KIAA0232 homolog isoform X2 codes for the protein MSLFQALGPVQTWLGQELEKCGIDAMIYTRYVLSLLLHDSYDYDLQEQENDIFLGWEKGTSKKWGKGKKKCSDLSLEEMKKQAAVQCLRSASDESSGIETLVEELCSKLKELQNKQKEEKQNSKKAEGSQSPEIIGSPSTKDQVEMYYEAFPPLSEKPICLQEIMTVWNKTKACSFSGSSSSSAAPQTSTDTSSPKECNSEGEGTRERTNEASTLTNNRTSRRSKKEKENRHNNSMPEEKPITGKKIRHRSEGKIRPRSWSSGSSEAGSSSSGNQYELKGSTKAVKVRHKVRETSRNKKGRNGQVRLSLKSVDKDDRRSTCGSSSSGHTKQLCKKGKKFMKETRRKTNGNNSAKDLGNENGREQEFKEEPLWYTEPIAEYWFPPSRRSKLETAYRNSVAANDTESLTLEELSETMQGLCINNNFQTYLAAGAFVDGHFVEMPALLDEANDLTGTSSCSNPKDSDILDDMHLSEFTHFYEVDIHQSILDPSASNSLQGESRILSMIRRKSTEQTDFEADCCIVLDGLQLSRESAIWTDSQPSLGAEGLLLHDLANIAQFWECSSSDEAEGESFAGESPITLSPIVDNTVCDASSSTGNQEEHFSEANEGSSLNSTCFSLFEVQYDNPASPFCFDGLSLGNQNNDIGGWADLPGKAQSRLLIWTKNSAFDENDHCSNLSTRTCSPWSHSEETRSDNEASFGIQMEESTKFNADEIDCIVPGISTSLLDEDLLDLLHEETHSQTDGALRNITNVAFKQKSKLESICGIQLEEEENKEYETTAEIFKEQMASHGDSYDSEVIKDIWTAIAENDAVTKLDVERSEEDFFSGEVNGCHCCCLDMAMKQDILQGPHEKAIQRSEYHLWECQEENLEAQAIATGELADIDVGDYTAPSKPWDIGADKESAFILGGVYGELTTFDNCGDWGVVPPDPAKGTLLQCASSDVVTIAGTDVFMTPGSNFAPGHKPLWRSCASFTQCDQMRKGEDKLNTEFSLIFHEDLFGNCSNYQNQEPGVEYSFSSFDLNNPFSQVLHVECSFESERLATFSPSFKPKSILCSDSENETFHPKIYSIDKTQYRAIRISPRTHFRPIPASELSPGGGSESEFESEKEEVTVPVLSQIDLFEDPQADLKPLEEDAEREGHYYGKSELESGKFLPRLKKAGMEKSAQTSLDSHEGSGGLLLSEQQCPECHLEASMGCTSVNSCETDFKVKVPCDKLEMFQNRTISRSFSGFSEGTCVTAASLQEVPFTELTQEGKSDYKEEPEWWRDTLYPQPFTGLECAECYTDARGKDGSHCPVLRGHSQNGDCLLPLDLNTAACDVNCRVEHDTRGRSAVIRRKLFSSDCSSSDETASEGGSDWDDPPDEELFSRTHL
- the kiaa0232 gene encoding uncharacterized protein KIAA0232 homolog isoform X3, whose product is MSSGIETLVEELCSKLKELQNKQKEEKQNSKKAEGSQSPEIIGSPSTKDQVEMYYEAFPPLSEKPICLQEIMTVWNKTKACSFSGSSSSSAAPQTSTDTSSPKECNSEGEGTRERTNEASTLTNNRTSRRSKKEKENRHNNSMPEEKPITGKKIRHRSEGKIRPRSWSSGSSEAGSSSSGNQYELKGSTKAVKVRHKVRETSRNKKGRNGQVRLSLKSVDKDDRRSTCGSSSSGHTKQLCKKGKKFMKETRRKTNGNNSAKDLGNENGREQEFKEEPLWYTEPIAEYWFPPSRRSKLETAYRNSVAANDTESLTLEELSETMQGLCINNNFQTYLAAGAFVDGHFVEMPALLDEANDLTGTSSCSNPKDSDILDDMHLSEFTHFYEVDIHQSILDPSASNSLQGESRILSMIRRKSTEQTDFEADCCIVLDGLQLSRESAIWTDSQPSLGAEGLLLHDLANIAQFWECSSSDEAEGESFAGESPITLSPIVDNTVCDASSSTGNQEEHFSEANEGSSLNSTCFSLFEVQYDNPASPFCFDGLSLGNQNNDIGGWADLPGKAQSRLLIWTKNSAFDENDHCSNLSTRTCSPWSHSEETRSDNEASFGIQMEESTKFNADEIDCIVPGISTSLLDEDLLDLLHEETHSQTDGALRNITNVAFKQKSKLESICGIQLEEEENKEYETTAEIFKEQMASHGDSYDSEVIKDIWTAIAENDAVTKLDVERSEEDFFSGEVNGCHCCCLDMAMKQDILQGPHEKAIQRSEYHLWECQEENLEAQAIATGELADIDVGDYTAPSKPWDIGADKESAFILGGVYGELTTFDNCGDWGVVPPDPAKGTLLQCASSDVVTIAGTDVFMTPGSNFAPGHKPLWRSCASFTQCDQMRKGEDKLNTEFSLIFHEDLFGNCSNYQNQEPGVEYSFSSFDLNNPFSQVLHVECSFESERLATFSPSFKPKSILCSDSENETFHPKIYSIDKTQYRAIRISPRTHFRPIPASELSPGGGSESEFESEKEEVTVPVLSQIDLFEDPQADLKPLEEDAEREGHYYGKSELESGKFLPRLKKAGMEKSAQTSLDSHEGSGGLLLSEQQCPECHLEASMGCTSVNSCETDFKVKVPCDKLEMFQNRTISRSFSGFSEGTCVTAASLQEVPFTELTQEGKSDYKEEPEWWRDTLYPQPFTGLECAECYTDARGKDGSHCPVLRGHSQNGDCLLPLDLQNTAACDVNCRVEHDTRGRSAVIRRKLFSSDCSSSDETASEGGSDWDDPPDEELFSRTHL